CAGGTTATTGCAAACTTGAATATCAGAATAGTCATCGTCATATTCATAGTCATAGATTGGCATCCACAGTCCATCGGAGAAAAACGCTGGGATATGATACTCAGGATTCCAGTACCAGGTATACTCTGCGGGTTGCGTTGGGAGGAATTCCCCCCTTACAAGAACAATTTGTCCCTGAACGGCCGAGCACAAAAACAAAACGCTGAAATAAATGGGCCAATAGGCTCGACGAGATTTAAAAAAGGGATTCTGGGTCACTGTCTTCATCGTACAAAGGCTCCTTTCTCATTGATTTTGCGCTTTTTCCCTTTGAACATGACATTCGCCTTTCCATTTTGGAAATAGAAGAAAGCATCGTACTTCGGCTCGATCAACCATTTCCCATATTCATCAAGCATGCCCCAATTTCGAAGTTCATTGCAATACCAATGCGTGGATTTATATTCTTCAAAATGAGGTGCGCAAAATGCAAGCCTTCCTTGCACCGTATCTGGCACCACTTCGGTACCTGTCGACAAGTCGCAATCATATTGCATGCTGAACTGCTCGCGCCTCCATTCATGAAAAGCGTTGGAGCCCAACATCATATACCGATTGAGGTTTCGCTGAGCAAATATCTCTTGGCCGCAAA
This genomic window from Bacteroidota bacterium contains:
- a CDS encoding WG repeat-containing protein, which encodes MGLAMHMKGQTISLTKGTQFPDTLPGRHYNWFLNTDSMQVYTHKAGQWRLVSDRWNRIDSISTCNELVILHSQGEKRKAYILYDQVGSRHEMIFDYFCGQEIFAQRNLNRYMMLGSNAFHEWRREQFSMQYDCDLSTGTEVVPDTVQGRLAFCAPHFEEYKSTHWYCNELRNWGMLDEYGKWLIEPKYDAFFYFQNGKANVMFKGKKRKINEKGAFVR